The genomic interval GCGCCGAGCAGATCAAGGAGATCGAGGGCAAGCTCACCATCCTCGAACAGAAGTATCCCGGCTGCGGCACGACGCCCGGCACAGGTGACAGCGTGAGCGCGGAGGAGGCCGGCATGACCGCCTCCGGCAGCGACGCGATGAAATTCCCGAGCTTTCAGGGCAAGGATCTCGACGGCAATGACGTCGACAGCAGCAAGCTCTTCGCCGGCAACAGCGTCACGGTCGTGAACTTCTGGTTCACCACCTGCAACCCGTGCGTCGGTGAGCTGGCCGACCTTGAGGCGCTCAACAAGGACCTCGCCGCGAAGGGCGGCGCGGTCGTCGGCATCAACTCCTTCACGCTCGACGGCGACAAGACCGCCATCGCCGAGGCGAAGGACATTCTGGCGAAAAAGGGCGTGACCTACTCCAACCTCTGGTTCGCCTCCGACAGCGAGGCCGGTAAGTTCACCGCCGGCCTGTACTCGTTCCCGACCACATACGTCGTTGACAAAAACGGCAACATCGTCGGCCAGCCGATCGTCGGCGGGATCACCGCACCCGATCAGGCAAAGAAGCTCAACGAGCTCATCGATCAGGCGCTCGCAAGCAGCAAATAACGACCCGAGACAGCATCCGCCTCGACGCGCCCTTCTGACGGAAGGTGCGCCGGGGCGGATATTTGCTGTCTGTCAGAGCCTGACGTCCTCGAGCTGGTGCAGCTGCTCGAGCGCGACGCTGCCGCCGCTGACGACAAAGCAGACCTTGTCCCCTTCCCGCACCGGGAGCCGGCCGCACAGCGCCGCACCGATGCCGATGGCGGACGACGGCTCGCACAGCAGCTTGCCCTCCAGAAGCAGCAGCTTCATGCCGCGAAGAATAGCATCATCCGCAACGGCCGCAAAGCCGTCGGTATTTGCCGCCACATACGGGAAGCACACATCCCCCGGCATCTGCGCGACGAGCGCGTCCGCGACCGAGCGCTTCTGCTCCACCCGCACCGGGTGCCCGGCACGCAGACTCTCCCGATAGCGCGGCAGCGCGGCCGGCTCCGCGCCGAAGACGCGCACGCGCGGCGCGAGCGCCTTGACGGCCGTGGACACGCCGCCGATGAGCCCGCCGCCGCTGACCGGGACAACGACTGCATCGATCTCCGGGCACTGGGCCAGGATCTCCAGCCCGACGGTGCCCTGCCCCGCCATGACCGCCTCGTCATTGAACGGCGGCACCATCGTCGCGCCCCGCTCGGCGCACAGCCGCGCCGCCACGTCGAACCGCTCGGACGCCTCGCACAGCACGAGCTCCGCGCCCAGCGCGCGGATAGCCGCCTGCTTGACGGGCGGGGCCGTGCGCGGCATGACGATGCAGGCGTGCGTGCCGAAGCGCTGCGCGGCATAGGCCACCGCACGGCCGTGGTTGCCGGAGGACGCCGCGACAAAGCCGCGCACACGCTCGGCGTCCGTCAGGGTGAGGATCTTGTTCATTGCGCCGCGCAGCTTGAATGCGCCCGTGCGCTGCATACACTCGGCCTTGACATACACCTCGCAGCCGAGGGCGTCGTCGAGCGCCGGCAGGCGCAGCAGCGGCGTCCGGACAATATAGGGGGCGATGCGCACGTGCGCCGCCCGGATGGTCTCCAATGTCATACTCATGGGAACGCTCCTTTCTCAGCAGACCTATTGTAACGCAGCCGGCGCGCATTGTAAAACCCGATCTGCGCGGCCGCCGCGCTTGACAAGGCCGGTCGAAAAGGGGCATAATCAGAGGCGAACGACCCGTTCATTCCCACGTAAGGAGGGCAATACCATGTATGATCTTGATCGTTTTCTCACCGCACAGCGCCGGGACTACGCCGCCGCCCTGCGCGAGATCCAAAACGGCCGCAAGCGCAGCCACTGGATCTGGTACATCTTCCCGCAGGTCGCGGGGCTGGGCATGAGCAGCACGTCGCAGTACTATGCCATCTCCGGGCTCGACGAGGCGCGGGCCTATCTGCGCGAGCCGACGCTGCGCGCGCACCTGCTGGAGATCAGCAGCGCCCTGCTGGCACTCGACGAGAGTGACCCCACGGCCGTGTTCGGCTTTCCGGACGACCTGAAGCTGCGCTCGAGCATGACGCTCTTCGCGGCCGCCGCGCCGGACGAGCCGGTGTTTTCCGCCGTGCTCGATAAATTCTTCGGCGGGCAGCCCGACACGCGCACGCTGCAGATCCTCGGCCTGTAAGGAGGCGCGCCATGGACAACCTGACCGAAACCAAACTCACATCCGAAAAGATCTACAGCGGCTGCATTCTCGACTTTTACCGCGACACCGTGCGCCTGCCCAACGGCGGCACCGCGCCGCGCGAATTATCGCGCCACGTGGGCGCGGTGTGCATCGTGCCGCTGCTCGACGACGGCCGCGTGATCGTCGAGCGGCAGTTTCGCTACCCGGTGAACGAGGTCATCACGGAGATCCCCGCCGGCAAGCGCGACAGCCGCGACGAGGCACCCGAGGCCGCCGCGCGCCGCGAGCTGCGCGAGGAGACCGGCATCACGGCGCGCGAGCTCATCCCGCTCGGCCCATTCTACCCCGCCGCCGCGTACTCGGACGAGGTCATCTGGATGTACCTCGCCCGCGGCCTGACCTTCGGCGAGCAGCAGCTCGACGACGATGAATTTCTCAACCTGCAGGCCGTGCCGCTCGACGAGCTTGCGCGCGACGTGCTGGCCGGGCGCATCCCGGACGCAAAGACGCAGGCAGCCATCCTGCGCGTGTACTGCATGGAGCACGGCTTTGAGCCGAAATAAAAAGAAGCGGCACGGGGCGGTCAGATGACCGCCGCGTGCCGCTTGTCCTGTTCGGCTATGTTCAGTGCCGGTGGAACAGGCCCTTTTTCTCATACGGGGCGCAGGCGTAGCTCGTGAGCTCGTAGCCCGTCTTGGCGATGACCGGGCGCAGCTCCGCCTCCGGGATCTCCGTTTCGGAGAGAATGACCGTCTGGCCCTTGCCGTGCGAGGACGAGACCTTCTTGACCGGAAAGGCATTGCGCACCGCATCGTTGATATGGCTCTCGCACATGCCGCACATCATGCCGTCGATCCCCAGTGTGATCTGATACATGGAATGTCCTCCTTGAAAAACCGATTGGTTAGATATGTTTAATCTCAACTGCATGATAACACCGCCCCGCCCGGGTGTCAAGCCCTGCGGGGCAGAAAAAAGCGGACTTCCGCAGCCGGAAGTCCGCTCTGTTTTTCCATACCGGGTCACGGGTTCGGGAACACGACACGGATGGTCGTGCCCGTGCCGGGCGTGCTCTCGAGCTCGATGCGGCCGTGGTGATACTGCACAGCGTGCTTGACGATCGACAATCCGAGGCCCGTGCCGCCGGACGCCTTGGAGTGGCTCTTATCCACGCGGTAGAAGCGCTCGAACACACGCGCCTGATGCTCCGGCGCGATGCCGATGCCGGTGTCGGCAACGGTGATGCTGCTGCCGCCGGCATCGGCCGCGACCGTCACGTCCACGCGCCCGCCGTCACGGTTGTACTTGATGGCGTTGTCGCAGAGGTTATAGACGATCTCATAGATCAGGCGGCGGACGCCGGGCAGGACGGCCGGCTGTCCCGTGACGCTGACCGTAACGCTGCGCGCGGCCGCGGCGTCGTGCAGGTTCTCCGCCGCCTCCTGCGACACGGCGAGCAGGTCGACCGGCTCCGTCGGCATGGCGTCGCCCTCGTCGAGCTGGGACAGGCGGATGATATCGTCGATGAGCGTGACGAGGCGCGCGGCCTCGGCGTGGATGTGGCCGACGAAGCGCGGCAGATCCTCGGGCCTGACCATGCCGTTTTCGATCAGCTCGGCGCTGCCGATGATGCCCTGCAGCGGCGTTTTGAGCTCGTGCGAGACATTCGCCGTGAACTCGCGGCGGTTGCGCTCGGCAAACTCCTGCTCCGTGATGTCAAAGGCCAGAATGACCGTGCCGAGGAATTTCCCGTCGGACGTGATGCGGCTGATATCGAACTGATACACGCGGCCCGCGCGCTCGGCGCGCACCTCACTGTGGCCGTCCGCAGCGGCGGCCTGAATGGCGGTGCTGATCTCGTGGCTGCGCTCGATGGTGAGAAAATCCCTGCCGACGCACTGCGCGTCCGCGCCGAAGAGCGCCTGCGCCGCGGCGTTGATGCTCAGGATGCTGCCGTGCTCGTCGAGCAGGACAAGGCCCTCGCGCATACTGCCGGTGATCTGCGTGAATTCGTCGGTCTTTTCGCGCAGCTCGCGCAGCTGCGTCTGGATCTCGACGTGCTGGTGGTGGATGCGCTTGAGCAGCGGCGAGAGCTCCTCGTAGGCATCGTTGTCGAGCGGGTGCTCGAGATCGAGGCTGTTGAGCGGGTCGACGATGCGCCGCGACAGCCGTCTGGCCAGCAGGCCGGAGAGAATGAGCGCCACGATGAGCACGATCAGCAGCGGCTGGATCATGCCGACGGCGATCATGCCGACCGTCGCGCGGCTGATGGAAATGCGCAGCACCGTGCCGTCGTCCAGACGCTGGGCGTAGTACATGGTCTTTTCCATGAGCGTCGAGGAATAGCGCGTGCTCTCGCCAGTGCCGGTCGCCAGCGCCTGACTGACCTCGGCGCGCGAGGCGTGGTTCTCAAGACTCTCGGCGTTGGTCTTCGTGTCGTACAGGACGCTGCCGTCGGCCGCGATCCATGTCAGGCGATAACGGTCGGCCGTCAGCTGGGACAGGTAGTCCGTGCCGCCGTCCTCAACGGCCGCCGCAGCGAGGCTCAGCTCGTCGCGCAGCTGGTTTTTCTCCACGCCGCCGAAGTAATCGTACAAAAAGCCCACGATGATCAGCAGGCTCGCCAGCAGCACGCACCCGGCCACGAGCAGGATGGATTGAAAGATCTTTTTGGTCATGTCGTTGCCTCCATGCGGTAGCCAACATTGCGCACCGTTTCGATCCGCCGTCCGTAGGGGCCGAGCTTCTGCCGGAGCGTCCGGATGTGCATGTCGACCGTGCGGGTCTCGCCGCAGTAGTCCATGCCCCAGATCTCCTGAAAGAGCTGGTCGCGCGTGAACGCCATGCCCGGATGGGACAGAAACAGGCGCAGGAGTTCAAATTCTTTATACGTAAGCGCGACACGCGCGCCGTCGACCGTGACCGTGTGTGCGTCGAGATCGACGACGAGCCCGCCGCTGCGCAGCTGATGTGCAGCTTTTTCCGGCTGGCAGCGGCGCAGCACCGCCTTGACGCAGGACACGAGCTCCATCACGCCGAAGGGCTTGACGAGGTAATAGTCCGCGCCGAGGTCGAGGCCGCGGATCTTGTCGTACTCCGCGCCCTTGGCCGTGGCCATGACGACCGGGATGGTGCGCAGCTCCGCCGACGCCTTCATGCGCTGCAGCAGCTCGATGCCGTCCACGCCGGGCAGCATCACGTCGAGCACCACCAGATCGGGCTTCTCCGTCTGGAGCGCCGACCAGAATGACACGCCGTCGGCAAAGCCGCGGGCGTCAAACCCCGTGGATGAGAGCGTATAGACCTCAATGTCGCGGATACTGGCGTCGTCCTCCACACACCAGATCATGGCTTACCCCTCCTTGTGCACCCCGGTGACCGAGAAGATCACCCACTCGGCGATGTTCGTCGCGTGGTCGCCGATGCGCTCGAAGTATTTGGCGATCATGAGCAGGTCGAGCGCGTACTCCCCGTCGTCGGGGTGGGCGGCGATCTTGTCGATCAGCCGGCGCTTGACCTCGTCGAAGGCGTTGTCCACGACATCGTCCTCGGCGATGACCGTCTCTGCCAGCATTGTATCATGCTTGACGTAGGCGTCAACACTTTCTGTGACCATATGGATGGTCGAGAGCGCCATTTCGCGCAGCAGATCGTCATTTTCCGCCGAACGGCCGGCGAGAAACTGGATGATCTCCGCAATGTCCTCGGCCTGATCGCCGATGCGCTCCATGTCCGTGATCATCTTCAGCGCGGCCGAGATCTGGCGCAGGTCGCGCGCGACCGGCTGCTGCTGGAGCAGGAGCTTGAGGCACAGCGACTCGATGTTGCGCTCCTTCTGGTCGATCTCGGCATCGAGCGGCGCGACGCGCTGCGCCAGCTCCGGATCCGCCTCCGTGAGGGCCTTGGATGCGAGCGCGATGACCTCCTCGCACAGTGCGCCCATCTCGATCATCTCCTTGTTCAGGAGCGCGAGCTGTTCATCAAACCGGCTTCTCATTAGCCAAACCTCCCTGTGATGTAATCCTCCGTGCGCTTATCCTGCGGCTGCGAGAACAGCTGCTGCGTGTCGCCGCACTCGACGAGCTCGCCGAGCAGGAAAAACGCCGTGCGGTCAGAGATACGCACCGCCTGCTGCATGTTGTGCGTGACGATGACGATCGTGTACTGTTCCTTGAGCTGCATGGCCAGCTCCTCGATCTTCGACGTGGAGATGGGGTCAAGCGCGCTCGTGGGTTCGTCCATGAGCAGCACCTCCGGCTCGACCGCGAGCGCGCGGGCGATGCACAGGCGCTGCTGCTGGCCGCCGGAGAGGCCGAGGGCGTTTTTCTTCAGGCGGTCTTTCACCTCGTCCCAGATGGCCGCGCCGCGCAGGGACTTTTCGACGATCTCGTCGAGCCTGGCGCGGTTTTTGATGCCGTGCGTGCGCGGGCCATAGGCAATGTTGTCGTAGATGCTCATCGGAAACGGGTTCGGCTTCTGAAAGACCATGCCGATCTCGCGCCGCAGCTCGTTGACGTCCGTTCCGGGGGCGAAAATGTCCTGATCGCGGTAGCGCACATCGCCCGTGATCTTCACGCCCGGAATGAGGTCGTTCATGCGGTTGAGCGTTTTGAGAAACGTGGATTTGCCGCAGCCGGACGGCCCGATGAGCGCCGTGATGCTCTTTTCGGGAATATTCATGCTGATATCGTGCAGCGCCTGATGATCTCCGTACCAGAGGTCCAGGCCCTGGACTGTCATAATGTCACTCATAAACTTCTTTTCCTCCTGAAGTATCGCTCAACGAGCGTAGCAGCGCCGTTGATGAGCAGCGTAAGGATCATCAAAATGGCGGCGATGGCAAAGGCCACATCAAACCGGCCCTGCTCCTTGGCGTAAACGTAAAGCGCGACGGTGAGCGTGGCGCCCGCGCTGCTCAGTCCCTCGAAAAAGTCGTTGAGCGCGTGGGCAAAGCCCGCCGTGAACAGCAGCGCGGCCGACTCGCCGAGGATGCGGCCGACAGACAGGATGCAGCCGGTGATGACGCCGTCCACGCAGCCGGGCAGCACCACGGTGCGGATGACACGCCACTTGCCCGCACCGAGGCCGAACGCGCCCTCGCGGTAGCTCTGCGGCACGGTTTTGAGGCTCTCCTGCGTGGTGCGCATGATGGTCGGCAGGTTCATGATGACGAGCGTGAGCGCGCCGGCCAGCAGCGATGTTTTCATGTTCAGAAACTGGCAGAAAAACAGCATGCCCACAAGGCCGTAGATGATCGACGGGATGCCGGAGAGCGTCTCGGCCGCGTACTCGATGGCGCCGATGAGCCGGCGGTTCGTGGCGTACTCGGTCAGGTAGATGGCCGCGCCCACGCCGAGCGGCAGGACGATGAGCAGCGTCGCGATGACGATATAGAGCGTGTTGAGGATGTCCGGCAGGATGCCGATGCGGTCGGACAGGTAGCTCGGCGCGGTGGACAGCAGCGCCCACGACACGTTCGGCAGGCCTTTGATGAGCACGTAGGCGATCAGAAACAGCACGAGCGCCGCCGTGATAATGGCCGCCGCACCCATGAGGATGCGCATGGTGAGAATATAGGCCCTGCGGCCACCGGAAACGGCTTTCTTTTTCATTTGTCCCCCTCCTTATTGCGCTTGAGGAAGAAGTTGAGCGTGGCGTTGATGAGCATGATGAACAAAAACAGCACCAGCGCGATGGAAAACAGCGCCTGCCGCTGCAGGCCGCTGGAGTAGGACATTTCGCTGGCGACGGCGGTGGTCAGAAAGCGCACGCTCTGAAACAGGCTCGGCATATTCGGCACATTGCCCGACACCATCATGACGGCCATGGCCTCGCCGATGGCGCGGCCGACGCCGAGCACGACGGCGGCGGCAATGCCGCTCTTCGCCGCCGGGACGGAAACCTTGAAATACGTCTCGATGGGCGTCGCGCCGAGCGCGAGCGATGCGTCCTCATACTCGGGTGGCACGGCCTCGAGCGCCGTGACGGACACCTTGATGATCGACGGCAGGATCATGATCGCCAGCACGACGATGGCGGCGAGCAGGCTCGCGCCGTCGGCCAGGTGAAACACCTTGCGGATGCCCGGCACGAGCACGAGCATACCCACAAGGCCGTAGACGACCGACGGGATGCCGGCCAGCAGGCTCACGGCCGATTCCAGCACGGTCTTGAGCCGCGGCGGGGCGACCTTCGCCAGATACACGGCCGTCAGGAAGCCCAGCGGCACGCCGAGCACGATGGCCCCGGCCGTGCCGTATACACTCGTCAGAATGAACGGTAAAATGCCGTACGACGGCTCTGCCGCCGTGGAGGCCCACGTCTTGCCGAACAGAAACGGGACGAGCCCGATCTTCTGGATGGCGGGGATTCCGGAGACGATCAGGTACACGCTGATGAGCAGCACACACCCGACGGTGATAAGGCCAAGGAGCAGAAACACGCCATGCACGACCGTCTCCAGAACTTGAGATCTCTTTTTCATATCCAGCACCTCTGTATATGCGAAAGGCGGCTGGTCTCCAGCCGCCTGTACGCTTGTCTGTGGCTCAGGCCACCGGGACTGCGCCCGCCGCGGAGATGATGGACGCGGCATCTGCAGAGGTCGCAAAGTCGAAGAACTTCTGCGCGGTCTCGCTCAGGGCCACGCCTTCCTTCGTCACGAGGACGAACGGACGCTGCACGAGGTAGGTGCCGTCCTTGACGGTCGCTTCCGTCGGGGCAACACCGTTGACGGTCAGGGCCTTGACGCTGTCCTTGATGGCAGCCAGAGAGGCATAGCCGATGGCGTTCGGGTTCTGGGACACGGTAGTGATGACATCGCCCGTGGAGGTCAGCTCCTGACGGTACTGGCAGGCATCCTTCGTGTCAGTGATGGACTCGAAGCCGTCGCGCGTGCCGCTGCCGGCCTCGCGGCCGATGAGGACGATCTCGGCGTCGTTGCCGCCGACATCCTTCCAGTTGGTGATCTCACCGGTGTAGATCTTGGCGATCTGCTCCAGGGTCAGGTCCTTGACGGGGTTCTGGGGGTTGACGATGATGGCGATGCCGTCGAGGGCGAGGGTGGTCTCCTTCAGGCCGGATGCCTTCTCGTCGTCCTTGAGCGCGCGGCTCGACAGGCCGATGTCGCAGCGGCCCTCGGAGACGGCCTGGATGCCGGAGCCGGAGCCGGTCGGGTTATAGGTGAAGGTCGTGCCCGAGTTTGCTTCCATGAAGGACTCGCCGAGCGCGCCGATGACTTTTTCCATCGAGGTGGAACCGTCGGTCGAGACCGTGCCGCCGGCAGCGGCCGTGTTGTTGTCATCCGCCTTCTGGCCGCAGCCCGCGAACAGCGAGAGCGCCATGACGGCAATGCACAAAATGGTAATGATCTTTTTCAAGATGAAGTGCTCCTTTCGAACTTCGATTTTGATTTTGGTTTTTTGTTCCCTACGCTTCACAGGATAAGCAGGGGATGTAAAAACGAAAAGAGCGCTTATGTAAAATGCGTGTAAAATTGTAAAACGCCACAGTTTGCAGCGCGTTTTTCACCAAATTTCGTATCTCGCGTTGATAAACAGACGTTTTCCGTGCGACTGTCAGCAAATATTTCATGAAAAATCTGCGCATATTTTCATCCCCTACGGGGGCTTACAGTTTCGGCCGCCGTCCGTTATACTAATGACAATGCTCCGAAACGGAGAAATACAGGAAGAGAGGATACACGCACTATGCGAAATCGAAGATGGATCTGCCTGCTGCTGGCAGTCTTGACGCTGCTGGCCTGCACGGCCTGCGGCGTAAAAACGAACGACGGCGCCTCCGGCGACGTGCGCACGCTCACCGACAGCAAAAACCGCACCGTGGAAGTCCCCAAACAGGTGGACCGCGTCGTGTGCGTCGGCGTCGGCGCGCTGCGCTACAGCTGCTATGTCGGCGCGGCTGACCGCGTGGTCGGCGTGGAGGACTACGAGACCAAGGCCGGCATGAGCCGCCTGTATAACTACGTAAACTTCGATAAATTCAAGGACCTGCCCGTCACCGGCACGAACGGCGAGCCGTATGTGGAGCAGATCATCGACGTCGCACCGCAGGTCATCGTCATGAGCGCCTACGCCTCGTGCGATGCGGACGAGCTGAGCGCGAAGACCGGCATCCCGGTCTTTGTCGTGCCCGGCAGCGACACCACGCTCGATGACGCCGCCTACGAGACCATCCGTCT from Clostridiales bacterium carries:
- a CDS encoding ATP-binding protein yields the protein MTKKIFQSILLVAGCVLLASLLIIVGFLYDYFGGVEKNQLRDELSLAAAAVEDGGTDYLSQLTADRYRLTWIAADGSVLYDTKTNAESLENHASRAEVSQALATGTGESTRYSSTLMEKTMYYAQRLDDGTVLRISISRATVGMIAVGMIQPLLIVLIVALILSGLLARRLSRRIVDPLNSLDLEHPLDNDAYEELSPLLKRIHHQHVEIQTQLRELREKTDEFTQITGSMREGLVLLDEHGSILSINAAAQALFGADAQCVGRDFLTIERSHEISTAIQAAAADGHSEVRAERAGRVYQFDISRITSDGKFLGTVILAFDITEQEFAERNRREFTANVSHELKTPLQGIIGSAELIENGMVRPEDLPRFVGHIHAEAARLVTLIDDIIRLSQLDEGDAMPTEPVDLLAVSQEAAENLHDAAAARSVTVSVTGQPAVLPGVRRLIYEIVYNLCDNAIKYNRDGGRVDVTVAADAGGSSITVADTGIGIAPEHQARVFERFYRVDKSHSKASGGTGLGLSIVKHAVQYHHGRIELESTPGTGTTIRVVFPNP
- a CDS encoding response regulator transcription factor; amino-acid sequence: MIWCVEDDASIRDIEVYTLSSTGFDARGFADGVSFWSALQTEKPDLVVLDVMLPGVDGIELLQRMKASAELRTIPVVMATAKGAEYDKIRGLDLGADYYLVKPFGVMELVSCVKAVLRRCQPEKAAHQLRSGGLVVDLDAHTVTVDGARVALTYKEFELLRLFLSHPGMAFTRDQLFQEIWGMDYCGETRTVDMHIRTLRQKLGPYGRRIETVRNVGYRMEATT
- a CDS encoding NUDIX hydrolase, with translation MDNLTETKLTSEKIYSGCILDFYRDTVRLPNGGTAPRELSRHVGAVCIVPLLDDGRVIVERQFRYPVNEVITEIPAGKRDSRDEAPEAAARRELREETGITARELIPLGPFYPAAAYSDEVIWMYLARGLTFGEQQLDDDEFLNLQAVPLDELARDVLAGRIPDAKTQAAILRVYCMEHGFEPK
- a CDS encoding DUF1810 domain-containing protein, with product MYDLDRFLTAQRRDYAAALREIQNGRKRSHWIWYIFPQVAGLGMSSTSQYYAISGLDEARAYLREPTLRAHLLEISSALLALDESDPTAVFGFPDDLKLRSSMTLFAAAAPDEPVFSAVLDKFFGGQPDTRTLQILGL
- a CDS encoding threonine/serine dehydratase yields the protein MSMTLETIRAAHVRIAPYIVRTPLLRLPALDDALGCEVYVKAECMQRTGAFKLRGAMNKILTLTDAERVRGFVAASSGNHGRAVAYAAQRFGTHACIVMPRTAPPVKQAAIRALGAELVLCEASERFDVAARLCAERGATMVPPFNDEAVMAGQGTVGLEILAQCPEIDAVVVPVSGGGLIGGVSTAVKALAPRVRVFGAEPAALPRYRESLRAGHPVRVEQKRSVADALVAQMPGDVCFPYVAANTDGFAAVADDAILRGMKLLLLEGKLLCEPSSAIGIGAALCGRLPVREGDKVCFVVSGGSVALEQLHQLEDVRL
- the pstB gene encoding phosphate ABC transporter ATP-binding protein PstB, encoding MSDIMTVQGLDLWYGDHQALHDISMNIPEKSITALIGPSGCGKSTFLKTLNRMNDLIPGVKITGDVRYRDQDIFAPGTDVNELRREIGMVFQKPNPFPMSIYDNIAYGPRTHGIKNRARLDEIVEKSLRGAAIWDEVKDRLKKNALGLSGGQQQRLCIARALAVEPEVLLMDEPTSALDPISTSKIEELAMQLKEQYTIVIVTHNMQQAVRISDRTAFFLLGELVECGDTQQLFSQPQDKRTEDYITGRFG
- the phoU gene encoding phosphate signaling complex protein PhoU; this encodes MRSRFDEQLALLNKEMIEMGALCEEVIALASKALTEADPELAQRVAPLDAEIDQKERNIESLCLKLLLQQQPVARDLRQISAALKMITDMERIGDQAEDIAEIIQFLAGRSAENDDLLREMALSTIHMVTESVDAYVKHDTMLAETVIAEDDVVDNAFDEVKRRLIDKIAAHPDDGEYALDLLMIAKYFERIGDHATNIAEWVIFSVTGVHKEG
- a CDS encoding TlpA family protein disulfide reductase, which translates into the protein MKKITKFVTLLLALAMVFSLAACSSGKDKDKADGSADIATLIATEPNSADEASKLYQQLMQKENDILAANSDLWNKVFLSANKNSTMIEDGTNYGDFLLATIESAKDGFSADELKTLKAGAEQIKEIEGKLTILEQKYPGCGTTPGTGDSVSAEEAGMTASGSDAMKFPSFQGKDLDGNDVDSSKLFAGNSVTVVNFWFTTCNPCVGELADLEALNKDLAAKGGAVVGINSFTLDGDKTAIAEAKDILAKKGVTYSNLWFASDSEAGKFTAGLYSFPTTYVVDKNGNIVGQPIVGGITAPDQAKKLNELIDQALASSK
- the pstA gene encoding phosphate ABC transporter permease PstA; this encodes MKKKAVSGGRRAYILTMRILMGAAAIITAALVLFLIAYVLIKGLPNVSWALLSTAPSYLSDRIGILPDILNTLYIVIATLLIVLPLGVGAAIYLTEYATNRRLIGAIEYAAETLSGIPSIIYGLVGMLFFCQFLNMKTSLLAGALTLVIMNLPTIMRTTQESLKTVPQSYREGAFGLGAGKWRVIRTVVLPGCVDGVITGCILSVGRILGESAALLFTAGFAHALNDFFEGLSSAGATLTVALYVYAKEQGRFDVAFAIAAILMILTLLINGAATLVERYFRRKRSL
- a CDS encoding phosphate ABC transporter substrate-binding protein — protein: MKKIITILCIAVMALSLFAGCGQKADDNNTAAAGGTVSTDGSTSMEKVIGALGESFMEANSGTTFTYNPTGSGSGIQAVSEGRCDIGLSSRALKDDEKASGLKETTLALDGIAIIVNPQNPVKDLTLEQIAKIYTGEITNWKDVGGNDAEIVLIGREAGSGTRDGFESITDTKDACQYRQELTSTGDVITTVSQNPNAIGYASLAAIKDSVKALTVNGVAPTEATVKDGTYLVQRPFVLVTKEGVALSETAQKFFDFATSADAASIISAAGAVPVA
- the pstC gene encoding phosphate ABC transporter permease subunit PstC, with product MKKRSQVLETVVHGVFLLLGLITVGCVLLISVYLIVSGIPAIQKIGLVPFLFGKTWASTAAEPSYGILPFILTSVYGTAGAIVLGVPLGFLTAVYLAKVAPPRLKTVLESAVSLLAGIPSVVYGLVGMLVLVPGIRKVFHLADGASLLAAIVVLAIMILPSIIKVSVTALEAVPPEYEDASLALGATPIETYFKVSVPAAKSGIAAAVVLGVGRAIGEAMAVMMVSGNVPNMPSLFQSVRFLTTAVASEMSYSSGLQRQALFSIALVLFLFIMLINATLNFFLKRNKEGDK